A single window of Alphaproteobacteria bacterium DNA harbors:
- a CDS encoding baseplate assembly protein — translation MTEIRRYYGKYRGIVVSNEDPLREGRLLVQVGDPGGVIPTSWATPCFPATGIQMGVYMLPQIGAGVWVEFEQGDADRPIWSGCWYHNGGEIPALAQIPPPPGLSNFVIQTAGQQTLMLSDTPGPTGGILLKTTTGALISINDVGITISNGKGAMITLTGPAVTINQGALTVT, via the coding sequence ATGACCGAAATCCGACGCTATTACGGCAAATACCGGGGCATTGTCGTCTCGAACGAGGACCCGCTGCGGGAAGGTCGCCTGCTGGTGCAGGTCGGCGATCCGGGCGGCGTCATCCCCACCAGCTGGGCCACCCCGTGCTTCCCGGCGACCGGCATCCAGATGGGTGTCTACATGCTGCCGCAGATCGGCGCCGGCGTCTGGGTCGAGTTCGAGCAGGGCGACGCGGACCGGCCGATCTGGTCCGGCTGCTGGTACCACAATGGCGGCGAGATTCCGGCCCTGGCGCAGATTCCGCCGCCGCCCGGCCTGTCGAACTTCGTGATCCAGACTGCCGGCCAGCAGACGCTGATGCTGAGCGACACGCCCGGCCCGACCGGCGGCATCCTGCTGAAGACCACCACCGGGGCGCTGATCTCCATCAACGATGTCGGCATCACGATCTCGAACGGGAAGGGGGCGATGATCACCCTGACCGGCCCGGCCGTGACCATCAACCAGGGCGCCCTGACGGTGACCTGA
- a CDS encoding LysM domain-containing protein, whose translation MTVPTPGQGFFLPVQEQRRFPQTSRYHTTGTAIHTAADGTPVPYLLRRFPPQPARLATIGSYTAAAPDRRDLAASTALGRAELWWRLADGAGAFDPDTVVDQPGAPVRLTLDESEGG comes from the coding sequence ATGACCGTCCCGACACCCGGCCAGGGCTTCTTCCTGCCGGTGCAGGAGCAGCGGCGCTTCCCCCAGACCAGCCGCTATCATACCACCGGCACCGCAATCCACACCGCGGCCGACGGGACGCCCGTGCCCTATCTGCTGCGCCGCTTCCCGCCGCAGCCGGCGCGGCTCGCGACCATCGGCAGCTACACCGCCGCCGCCCCCGACCGGCGCGACCTGGCGGCGTCGACCGCGCTGGGTCGGGCGGAGTTGTGGTGGCGTCTTGCCGACGGCGCCGGTGCGTTCGACCCGGACACCGTGGTCGACCAGCCCGGCGCGCCCGTTCGTCTGACCCTTGACGAAAGCGAAGGGGGCTAG
- a CDS encoding GPW/gp25 family protein, whose translation MTHIAFPFRPGPLGRTETASDPVYIRSLIEQVLFTQPGERVMRPGFGGGATALVFQPNGPDLASAAEIGIHASLNQALGDLLEVTGVQVENDEAALRIAVRFAIRGQSQAQVATFERKRG comes from the coding sequence ATGACCCATATCGCCTTTCCCTTCCGCCCCGGCCCGCTCGGCCGCACCGAAACCGCGAGCGACCCCGTCTATATCCGCAGCCTGATCGAGCAGGTGCTGTTCACCCAGCCGGGCGAGCGGGTGATGCGGCCGGGCTTCGGCGGCGGCGCGACGGCGCTGGTGTTCCAGCCGAACGGCCCGGACCTGGCGAGCGCCGCCGAAATCGGCATCCACGCCTCGCTGAACCAGGCCCTCGGCGACCTGCTGGAGGTCACGGGCGTCCAGGTCGAGAACGACGAGGCGGCGCTCCGCATTGCGGTGCGCTTCGCCATCCGCGGCCAGAGCCAAGCCCAGGTGGCCACGTTCGAAAGGAAGCGGGGATGA
- a CDS encoding putative baseplate assembly protein, which yields MSTPYLCDDDDRRRAVRAAGTINGIDFLEVADASQTVLDVTFLHPLPGEAGAVPAASPALTADNVRLSGGVRITPVRVLAVARPQPNVLRVTVDQPGDFSPYTLSLVAGADVSVPPPGFDPTLSAVAFSFKAACPTDLPCAPLPGGQPLPGEGPAIDYLAKDYDSFRSLMLARLRQLMPDWRDASIADPFIGAVETLAYAADRLSYMQDAAAGEAYLATARSRISVRRHARLVGYTMHEGCNARTFVAFDVLAAADGHTVRAGTPVVSQVPGLPADIGSDAYQTALQGGAEAFATLADVTVFANHDHIAFHTWSRRDCCLPKGSTAATLSGSPTLSLAVGDYLLLIQTAGPETGAAADADPAMAHVVRITSVVPGSDPLDGAAVVAVAWGREDALPFDLPLEGAVGTDGADMALAEARGNIAPADHGAWVAAALEPDLVPLEDAYRPCVSLPDVTFAAPFRAAGTSAAAVLRTDPREAAPELRLSDPTGDWTFQHDLLASDRFANDVVAEVDEAGFALLRFGDDINGRRPTPLNRFAVTARVGNGTRGNVGRNVLAHAVTAWDGGPAVPGIRGVSNPLPGQGGVDRERVAEARLFAPPSIRTQQRAVTEADWAEWALRHPEVQRASAELRWTGSWYTVFVTVDRVGGGSAVDDAEFRDAILAHLARGRLAGYDLELRDPIYAPLRLELRICVARDHAKAAVRAALLDRFSAGIRHDGSKGFFHPDRFSFGDPVFSSRIYREAMAVDGVGSAEIVTFQRVGQAANGEIAAGVLRPGDREIVQLDNDPNFPERGTFDAIMEGSL from the coding sequence ATGAGCACGCCCTATCTCTGCGACGACGACGACCGCCGCCGCGCGGTGCGGGCGGCCGGCACGATCAACGGCATCGACTTCCTGGAGGTCGCCGACGCCAGCCAGACGGTGCTGGACGTCACCTTCCTCCACCCCCTGCCGGGAGAGGCGGGGGCGGTGCCGGCCGCGAGCCCAGCGCTCACCGCCGACAATGTCCGCCTATCCGGCGGCGTGCGCATCACGCCGGTGCGGGTGCTGGCGGTCGCGCGGCCGCAGCCGAACGTGCTGCGGGTGACGGTGGACCAGCCGGGCGATTTCTCGCCCTACACCCTGTCGCTGGTGGCCGGCGCCGATGTCAGCGTGCCGCCGCCGGGCTTCGACCCGACGCTGTCGGCGGTGGCGTTCTCGTTCAAGGCGGCATGTCCGACCGACCTGCCGTGCGCGCCCCTGCCGGGCGGTCAGCCGCTGCCGGGCGAGGGGCCGGCCATCGACTATCTGGCCAAGGACTATGACAGCTTCCGCAGCCTGATGCTGGCCCGCCTGCGCCAGTTGATGCCGGACTGGCGCGACGCCAGCATCGCCGACCCGTTCATCGGCGCGGTCGAGACGCTGGCCTATGCCGCCGACCGCCTCAGCTACATGCAGGACGCCGCGGCGGGCGAGGCCTATCTGGCGACGGCGCGCAGCCGCATCTCCGTCCGCCGCCATGCCCGCCTCGTCGGCTACACCATGCACGAGGGCTGCAACGCTCGCACCTTCGTCGCCTTCGACGTGCTGGCGGCGGCCGACGGCCATACGGTCCGCGCCGGCACGCCGGTGGTGAGCCAGGTGCCGGGCCTCCCCGCCGATATCGGCAGCGACGCCTATCAGACTGCGTTGCAGGGCGGGGCGGAGGCGTTTGCCACCCTGGCCGACGTCACCGTGTTCGCCAATCACGACCATATCGCCTTTCACACCTGGAGCCGGCGCGATTGCTGCCTGCCGAAAGGCTCGACGGCGGCGACGCTGTCGGGCAGCCCGACGCTGTCGCTCGCGGTGGGCGACTATCTGCTGCTGATCCAGACCGCCGGGCCGGAGACCGGTGCGGCGGCGGATGCGGACCCGGCCATGGCGCATGTGGTGCGCATCACCAGCGTTGTGCCCGGCAGCGATCCGCTGGACGGCGCGGCGGTGGTCGCGGTCGCCTGGGGCCGCGAGGACGCCTTGCCCTTCGACCTGCCGCTGGAAGGCGCCGTCGGCACGGACGGAGCCGACATGGCGCTGGCGGAGGCGCGCGGCAATATCGCGCCCGCCGATCACGGCGCCTGGGTCGCCGCCGCGCTGGAGCCCGACCTGGTGCCGCTGGAAGACGCCTACCGCCCCTGCGTGAGCCTGCCGGACGTGACCTTCGCCGCGCCGTTCCGGGCCGCCGGCACCTCGGCGGCGGCGGTGCTGCGCACCGACCCGCGCGAGGCCGCGCCCGAACTGCGCCTCTCGGACCCCACCGGCGACTGGACCTTCCAGCACGACCTGCTCGCCAGCGACCGCTTCGCCAACGACGTGGTGGCGGAGGTGGACGAGGCCGGCTTTGCCCTGTTGCGCTTCGGCGACGACATCAACGGCCGCCGGCCGACGCCGCTGAACCGGTTTGCGGTGACGGCCCGGGTCGGCAACGGCACGCGCGGCAATGTCGGCCGCAACGTGCTGGCCCATGCGGTGACGGCCTGGGACGGCGGCCCGGCGGTGCCCGGCATTCGCGGCGTCTCCAACCCGTTGCCGGGGCAGGGCGGCGTCGACCGCGAGCGGGTGGCCGAAGCGCGGCTGTTCGCGCCGCCCTCGATCCGCACCCAGCAACGCGCGGTGACCGAGGCCGACTGGGCCGAATGGGCGCTGCGCCATCCCGAGGTGCAGCGGGCCTCGGCCGAACTGCGCTGGACCGGAAGCTGGTACACGGTGTTCGTGACCGTCGACCGGGTCGGCGGCGGCTCGGCCGTGGACGATGCGGAGTTCCGCGACGCCATCCTGGCCCATCTCGCTCGCGGCCGGCTGGCGGGCTATGACCTGGAACTGCGCGACCCGATCTATGCGCCGCTGCGCCTGGAGCTGCGCATCTGCGTTGCCCGCGACCACGCCAAGGCAGCGGTGCGCGCGGCGCTACTCGACAGGTTTTCCGCGGGCATCCGCCACGACGGCAGCAAGGGCTTCTTCCACCCGGACCGGTTCAGCTTCGGCGACCCGGTGTTCTCCAGCCGCATCTATCGGGAAGCGATGGCGGTGGATGGTGTCGGCTCGGCCGAGATCGTCACCTTCCAACGGGTCGGCCAGGCCGCGAACGGCGAGATCGCCGCCGGTGTGCTGCGGCCCGGCGACCGCGAGATCGTGCAGTTGGACAACGACCCGAACTTCCCCGAACGCGGCACGTTCGACGCGATCATGGAGGGCAGCCTATGA
- a CDS encoding putative baseplate assembly protein gives MSRATEDCGCGTEPVRTPVATDPPAYQSALTYRVGRHGSFLGTMTAGISADPALSRLTTRDPSDPALALLDSWATVLDVLTFYQERIANEGFLGTAVERRSILELGTLIDYELAPGVSAETYLAFTTDDIPGSPTEVTIPQGAKVQSIPFADGELPQTFETGQDLLAHSAFNDMRLELALYTEPEPGDTVLYLDVAAAQLAPGDALVLLGDERKASAASRRWQVRRVLSAEVIAEDPVSHQPARAVVTLEQPLDGADRLPQTGMRVHAFRQRAALFGHNAQPWLTLPISLRIGELLPGVGVLTASQTLAANPVFALAEAAPQAMVAPQAMVAPQAMMAPEAAPAPAARVMRAPAPGGPQAAVAGVGTLAGVNRADLFASPIFDNLQYIDGTNDSLIQGPFADRQDSWAEALFAADDPYVYLDQVYDKVVAGGWLVLRKATDGGTDEELYFIEEVAEVSHSDFNQTAKVTRLRLSGTGLDKFSPRNATVYIASQLVPWARKPITDPIQGLTLRLEKPVAGLAEGQWLSIRGTDAATGKPAAMIGVIDGLASVPARGSAEMQDTVTDTTEVTLALDLAPAMLRNTVRINGNVVTASHGETRSEPIGSGEATRRFQIVDLPAKPLTHVSAPGESGRASTLALRVNDILWKEVPDFLKAGPRDRVFTQTIDNEGTVSLTFGDGVTGARVPTGTANITAEYRVGTGLAGLLVEDRLTQPMTRPVGLRSVTNPLATSGAEDPETLETARQNAPVTVKTLGRIVSLADYEDFARAFAGIAKAKVTPLWDGRRTVVHLTIAGANGTSLGPADAAYQNLVDAIDLARPRGQPIRIDSAMIVDFVVDAEVWVHPDYLPEVVLVEVRAVLEAAYAFDAREFAQPVAASEVVALAQAVDGVEGVTLLAFYRPPVSGSATPPVEALLLAAPARFENNAYKKAELLTLAPGSLTVREATP, from the coding sequence ATGAGCCGTGCCACAGAGGATTGCGGTTGCGGGACCGAGCCCGTGCGCACCCCGGTCGCCACCGACCCGCCCGCCTATCAGAGTGCGCTGACCTATCGGGTCGGCCGGCATGGCAGCTTTCTCGGCACCATGACCGCCGGCATTTCCGCCGATCCGGCGCTTTCGCGCCTGACGACGCGCGACCCGTCCGATCCGGCGCTGGCATTGCTGGATAGCTGGGCGACGGTGCTGGACGTGCTGACCTTCTATCAGGAACGGATTGCCAACGAGGGCTTTCTCGGCACCGCGGTCGAGCGGCGGTCGATCCTGGAACTGGGCACGCTGATCGACTACGAACTGGCGCCCGGCGTCTCGGCCGAGACCTATCTGGCCTTCACCACCGACGACATCCCCGGCAGCCCGACCGAGGTCACCATCCCCCAGGGCGCGAAGGTGCAGAGCATCCCCTTCGCCGACGGGGAGTTGCCGCAGACCTTCGAAACCGGCCAGGACCTGCTGGCCCATTCGGCCTTCAACGACATGCGCCTGGAACTGGCGCTCTATACCGAGCCGGAGCCGGGCGACACGGTGCTCTATCTGGACGTGGCCGCCGCCCAGCTTGCACCGGGCGATGCGCTGGTGCTGCTGGGGGACGAGCGCAAGGCGTCCGCCGCCAGCCGGCGCTGGCAGGTGCGCCGCGTGCTGTCGGCCGAGGTGATCGCCGAGGACCCGGTCTCGCACCAGCCGGCCCGCGCCGTCGTCACCCTGGAACAGCCGCTGGACGGCGCCGACCGGCTGCCGCAGACCGGCATGCGCGTCCACGCCTTCCGCCAGCGCGCCGCCCTGTTCGGCCACAACGCCCAGCCCTGGCTGACGCTGCCGATTTCGCTCCGCATCGGCGAGTTGCTGCCGGGCGTCGGCGTGCTGACCGCCTCGCAGACATTGGCGGCCAACCCGGTCTTCGCGCTGGCCGAGGCGGCCCCACAGGCAATGGTTGCCCCCCAGGCAATGGTTGCCCCCCAGGCGATGATGGCCCCGGAGGCCGCGCCGGCACCTGCCGCGAGGGTGATGCGGGCGCCTGCGCCCGGCGGGCCGCAAGCCGCCGTTGCGGGCGTGGGAACCCTCGCCGGCGTCAACCGGGCCGACCTGTTCGCCTCGCCGATCTTCGACAATCTTCAGTACATCGACGGCACGAACGACAGCCTGATCCAGGGGCCGTTCGCCGACCGTCAGGATAGCTGGGCGGAGGCCTTGTTCGCCGCCGACGACCCCTATGTTTATCTCGATCAGGTCTATGACAAGGTTGTGGCCGGCGGCTGGCTGGTGCTGCGCAAGGCCACCGACGGCGGCACCGACGAGGAGCTGTATTTCATCGAGGAAGTGGCCGAAGTCAGCCATTCCGATTTCAACCAGACCGCCAAGGTCACGCGCCTGCGGCTCTCCGGCACCGGCCTGGACAAGTTCTCGCCCCGCAACGCCACGGTCTATATTGCGAGCCAGCTGGTGCCGTGGGCGCGCAAGCCCATCACCGACCCGATCCAGGGTCTCACCCTGCGCCTGGAAAAGCCGGTGGCGGGTCTGGCCGAGGGGCAGTGGCTGTCGATCCGCGGCACCGACGCCGCCACCGGCAAGCCCGCGGCCATGATCGGCGTGATCGACGGCCTTGCCTCGGTCCCGGCCCGTGGTAGCGCCGAAATGCAGGACACGGTGACCGACACGACGGAGGTGACGCTCGCCCTGGACCTGGCGCCGGCAATGCTGCGGAACACGGTGCGGATCAACGGCAATGTCGTCACCGCCTCGCACGGCGAGACCCGGTCCGAGCCCATCGGCTCCGGCGAGGCGACGCGGCGCTTCCAGATCGTCGACCTGCCGGCCAAGCCGCTCACCCATGTGAGCGCGCCCGGCGAGAGCGGCCGCGCCTCGACCCTGGCGCTTCGGGTCAACGACATCCTCTGGAAGGAGGTGCCGGATTTCCTGAAGGCCGGGCCGCGCGACCGGGTGTTCACCCAGACCATCGACAATGAGGGCACGGTCAGCCTGACCTTCGGCGACGGCGTTACCGGCGCGCGCGTGCCGACCGGCACCGCCAATATCACCGCGGAATATCGGGTCGGCACCGGCCTGGCCGGCCTGCTGGTGGAAGACCGCCTGACCCAGCCCATGACCCGGCCGGTGGGCCTGCGCAGCGTCACCAACCCGCTCGCCACCAGCGGCGCCGAGGACCCGGAAACGTTGGAGACCGCGCGGCAGAACGCGCCGGTGACGGTCAAGACGCTCGGCCGCATCGTCTCGCTCGCGGACTACGAGGACTTTGCCCGCGCCTTTGCCGGCATCGCCAAGGCCAAGGTGACGCCGCTCTGGGATGGACGGCGGACGGTGGTGCATCTGACCATTGCCGGCGCCAACGGCACCAGTCTGGGGCCGGCCGACGCGGCCTACCAGAATCTGGTCGACGCCATCGACCTCGCCCGGCCGCGCGGCCAGCCGATCCGGATCGACAGCGCCATGATCGTCGATTTCGTCGTCGATGCGGAGGTCTGGGTGCACCCGGACTATCTGCCGGAGGTGGTGCTGGTCGAGGTGCGCGCCGTGCTGGAGGCGGCCTACGCCTTCGACGCCCGCGAATTCGCCCAGCCCGTCGCCGCCAGTGAGGTGGTGGCGCTGGCCCAGGCAGTCGACGGGGTCGAGGGGGTGACGCTGCTGGCGTTCTACCGGCCGCCGGTTTCGGGCTCGGCCACGCCGCCGGTGGAGGCACTGCTGCTGGCGGCACCCGCCCGGTTCGAGAACAATGCCTACAAGAAGGCGGAACTGCTGACCCTCGCCCCCGGCAGTCTGACCGTGCGGGAGGCAACACCATGA